A part of Eubacterium sp. AB3007 genomic DNA contains:
- a CDS encoding radical SAM protein encodes MKTISYKVKEFGINTALQYLEKDPEKNLGKLMDWVDRFAGDSFDVQRGYIRKYIVDNPESNWHKMTVDLLNNVDRKVLQTVFTNFFLNAVLIGWSRQEKLRKELGCNIPWAILLDPTSACNLHCTGCWAAEYGNKLNLSFDEIDSIIEQGKELGVYFYIYTGGEPLVRKKDVIRLCEKHSDCIFLSFTNGTLIDEEFAKELLRVRNFVPAISLEGFEEATDGRRGNGVYQKVRDAMEVMKRNKLPFGVSACYTRENMESIIDEDFYDSLIESGAYFVWYFHYMPVGKDAVKELLPTPEQRTYLYHKLREYRQTKPIFGIDFQNDGEYVDGCVAGGRRYLHINANGDMEPCVFIHYSDANIREKTLLDGLRSPLFQAYHDGQPFNENHLRPCPLLENPEKLRGIVRKTNAVSTDLEAPEDLEQLCSRCDNYAKHWEGPANALWAQSHGKGRES; translated from the coding sequence ATGAAGACTATATCTTATAAAGTAAAGGAATTCGGAATCAATACCGCACTTCAGTATCTGGAAAAGGATCCAGAGAAGAATCTCGGCAAGTTGATGGATTGGGTCGATCGGTTTGCGGGAGACAGTTTTGATGTGCAGCGAGGGTACATCAGGAAGTATATCGTGGATAATCCGGAATCCAACTGGCACAAAATGACTGTTGATCTGTTGAACAATGTGGATAGGAAAGTTCTGCAGACCGTATTTACAAACTTCTTCCTGAATGCCGTCCTGATTGGTTGGTCCAGGCAGGAGAAACTCCGGAAGGAACTGGGATGTAACATTCCATGGGCGATCCTTCTGGATCCGACGAGTGCATGCAACCTTCATTGCACAGGGTGTTGGGCAGCCGAGTACGGGAACAAACTGAATCTGTCCTTTGATGAGATCGACAGCATTATCGAACAGGGCAAGGAACTGGGGGTGTATTTCTACATCTACACCGGAGGTGAGCCGCTGGTAAGGAAAAAGGATGTCATCCGGCTTTGTGAGAAGCACAGCGATTGCATTTTCCTCTCCTTTACTAACGGGACTCTGATCGATGAGGAATTTGCGAAGGAACTGCTCCGCGTCCGAAACTTTGTTCCTGCGATCAGCCTGGAGGGGTTTGAAGAGGCTACGGATGGCAGGCGCGGCAACGGTGTATATCAGAAAGTGCGGGACGCCATGGAGGTCATGAAGAGAAACAAGCTGCCGTTCGGTGTTTCCGCTTGCTACACCAGAGAGAATATGGAAAGCATTATAGATGAAGATTTCTATGATTCTCTGATAGAATCCGGAGCATATTTTGTCTGGTACTTCCACTATATGCCGGTCGGAAAGGATGCGGTGAAGGAACTGCTGCCAACCCCGGAGCAGCGGACGTATCTATATCATAAGCTCCGGGAATATCGCCAGACAAAACCGATCTTCGGAATCGATTTCCAAAATGACGGGGAATATGTGGATGGCTGTGTGGCCGGTGGAAGGCGGTATCTGCATATCAATGCAAACGGGGACATGGAGCCCTGTGTATTCATCCACTATTCAGACGCGAACATCAGGGAGAAGACGCTCTTGGATGGGCTGCGTTCTCCACTGTTCCAAGCATACCATGACGGACAACCGTTCAACGAAAACCATCTGCGGCCTTGCCCGCTGCTGGAGAATCCAGAGAAACTGCGCGGTATCGTAAGGAAGACCAATGCGGTATCGACAGATTTGGAAGCCCCGGAAGACCTGGAACAGCTTT